In Winkia neuii, a genomic segment contains:
- a CDS encoding sodium-dependent transporter, translating into MAETKSKSNARGAWSGQLGFILAAVGSAIGLGNIWRFPGVAYENGGGAFIVPYLCALLAIGLPILLLDYAIGHRFHGTPPLAFRRINKKAEFIGWWHVGVCFVIMTYYAVILAWSFRYIFFAVTNAWGDDPQKFFFTKFLETSSQTAVIGSPVWGVMIPLALMWVAVVGIIALGVQKGVERANKIFIPLLVVVFAALVVRSLLLPGAMEGLNSFFTPDWSAIAKPKVWMAAFAQIFFSMSAGFGIMLTYASYLRRKSNLTGTALVAGFANSSFEILAGIGVFSALGFMAYQQGMQVSDLEGLSGISLAFITFPKIISMMPGGAFFGILFFVSLTLAGVTSLLSLVQVVSGAFADKFGWPVKRAAIMLGSVAGVISLLLYGTTSGMGAVDTVDAFINSVGVVFATILMAVAVSWVWPKLKPLRDHLNVLSTVHVGRWWTWMVSLFIPLFLGIMLMLSIKDYLLEGYGEYPTWYVAAFGWGCVALCAVFAVVFPLVKWRDEESLEGEHDLSDVDWIKEAQQ; encoded by the coding sequence GTGGCTGAAACTAAGTCAAAATCTAATGCCCGCGGCGCATGGTCCGGGCAACTGGGTTTCATCCTAGCTGCAGTCGGGTCCGCAATCGGCCTCGGCAACATTTGGCGATTCCCAGGAGTAGCATACGAAAACGGCGGCGGAGCGTTCATCGTTCCCTACCTGTGCGCACTACTAGCCATCGGCCTACCTATCTTGCTACTTGACTACGCGATCGGCCACCGCTTCCACGGCACCCCGCCGCTAGCATTCCGCCGCATCAACAAAAAGGCCGAATTCATCGGCTGGTGGCACGTGGGTGTTTGCTTCGTCATCATGACCTACTACGCCGTAATCCTGGCCTGGTCCTTCCGCTACATCTTCTTCGCCGTCACCAACGCGTGGGGCGACGATCCGCAGAAGTTCTTCTTCACGAAGTTCCTGGAAACCTCCAGCCAGACCGCCGTCATCGGCTCCCCGGTCTGGGGCGTAATGATCCCGCTGGCACTCATGTGGGTGGCAGTGGTAGGCATCATCGCCCTCGGCGTGCAAAAGGGCGTCGAGCGCGCAAACAAGATCTTCATTCCGCTGCTGGTAGTGGTCTTCGCCGCCCTGGTAGTGCGCTCGTTGCTGCTGCCCGGAGCCATGGAAGGGCTAAACTCCTTCTTCACTCCCGACTGGTCTGCGATCGCCAAGCCGAAGGTGTGGATGGCCGCGTTCGCACAAATCTTCTTCTCCATGTCGGCGGGCTTCGGCATCATGCTGACCTACGCCTCCTACCTGCGCCGCAAATCGAACCTGACGGGCACCGCCCTTGTAGCGGGATTCGCGAACTCCTCGTTCGAAATCCTGGCCGGAATCGGCGTGTTCTCCGCCCTCGGTTTCATGGCTTACCAGCAGGGCATGCAGGTGTCTGACCTGGAAGGCCTGTCCGGCATTTCCCTGGCGTTCATCACCTTCCCGAAGATCATTTCAATGATGCCCGGCGGCGCCTTCTTCGGCATCCTGTTCTTCGTTTCTTTGACGTTGGCGGGCGTAACCTCGCTGCTGTCGCTGGTACAGGTTGTCTCTGGCGCTTTTGCCGACAAGTTCGGCTGGCCCGTAAAGCGCGCGGCAATCATGCTTGGCTCCGTAGCCGGCGTGATCTCGCTGTTGCTGTACGGCACCACCTCGGGCATGGGCGCCGTGGACACTGTGGACGCGTTCATCAACTCGGTCGGCGTCGTCTTCGCAACCATCCTCATGGCCGTTGCTGTGTCGTGGGTCTGGCCCAAGCTGAAGCCACTGCGCGACCACCTGAACGTGCTGTCTACCGTGCACGTGGGACGCTGGTGGACCTGGATGGTCAGCCTGTTCATCCCGCTCTTCCTAGGCATCATGCTGATGCTGTCCATAAAGGACTACCTGCTCGAAGGCTACGGGGAATACCCCACCTGGTACGTGGCCGCCTTCGGCTGGGGGTGCGTGGCACTGTGCGCAGTATTTGCCGTCGTGTTCCCGCTGGTGAAGTGGCGGGACGAAGAATCGCTCGAGGGCGAACACGACCTGAGTGACGTCGACTGGATTAAGGAGGCCCAGCAGTGA
- a CDS encoding glycoside hydrolase family 31 protein translates to MNLFPPAPARPDAVVEGDTYRFTVLTSRLIRMEYSPTGTFADQASFMAINRDFPVPDFRVVRSGKGLEILTEAFHLRYSGGPFSPSSLSISLLGHTGTGWNTVWHYGDAQPTTQGDFLANLGGTARTLDEADGAVTIEPGLISPRGYAVIDDSATPLVQDWPTAREKGACDLYYFGYGHAYQEALDAFFALSGKTPLIPRWALGNWWSRYHRYTDTEYLALMDRFAAEKLPFSVAVLDMDWHLTDLDPKYGNGWTGYTFNKELFPDPAAFMRALHGRNLRVSLNEHPADGVRAHEDAYPAFAAALGVEDGAPIPFDGASKDYLQAYLDLLLHPLEEQGVDFWWMDWQQGKHTSIAGLDPLWMLNHLTFTDNARLRADGKLRRPLAFSRYAGPGSHRYPVGFSGDTVVSWDSLAFQPYFTATAANIGYFFWSHDIGGHMFGVKDNELETRWVQLGVFSPILRLHSTNDPFNSKEPWRYGQVGERIQGDYLRLRHRLIPYLYTAAWQAHLHGVPLARPLYYEEPEIMDAYHSSGAFLFGADMLIAPITEPADRHTHLAKANTYLPEGEWVDFFLGTHYSGGGRRNFWRTLEHVPALVHAGAIIPLSEHLFEGGVPVDQSQAPTELTLAFAVPRTGQGTYCSTYVEDAPGSQDSPSPEPAQAKLRATWKWEGNNFCLHLQGEGDRLPKRVRLQLLGADAAGDAESLLELGEVDLGSLDRRLELPLTELDWQGRVFELIDQAEISYPLKSDLGRAANMGDDLALEALAGPSSLVGALREVLRNR, encoded by the coding sequence ATGAATCTATTCCCGCCAGCTCCCGCCCGCCCCGACGCCGTAGTAGAAGGGGACACCTACCGGTTCACGGTGCTCACCTCGCGCCTGATACGCATGGAGTATTCCCCCACGGGTACTTTCGCTGACCAGGCCTCTTTCATGGCGATCAACCGGGATTTCCCGGTCCCCGATTTCCGTGTGGTTCGCTCCGGGAAGGGCCTTGAAATCCTCACCGAGGCTTTCCACCTGCGCTACAGTGGCGGCCCCTTCTCGCCCTCGTCCCTATCCATTTCCCTACTTGGGCACACGGGGACGGGGTGGAACACGGTCTGGCACTACGGGGATGCCCAACCGACCACCCAAGGTGACTTTCTGGCCAACCTGGGCGGTACCGCCCGCACCCTGGACGAGGCCGACGGCGCCGTAACCATAGAACCCGGCCTCATATCCCCACGCGGGTACGCGGTTATTGATGACAGTGCTACCCCGCTCGTGCAGGACTGGCCTACCGCCCGCGAAAAAGGCGCCTGCGACCTGTACTATTTCGGCTACGGGCACGCCTACCAAGAAGCCCTCGATGCCTTTTTCGCCCTGTCGGGTAAAACCCCGCTGATCCCCAGGTGGGCGCTAGGGAATTGGTGGTCGCGCTACCACCGTTACACGGACACGGAATATCTGGCCTTGATGGATCGGTTTGCCGCCGAAAAACTACCGTTTTCCGTGGCCGTGCTGGACATGGATTGGCACCTGACCGACCTGGACCCCAAATACGGTAACGGCTGGACCGGCTACACCTTCAACAAGGAACTTTTCCCGGACCCGGCCGCGTTCATGCGGGCATTGCACGGCCGCAACCTGCGCGTCAGCCTCAACGAACACCCAGCCGACGGCGTGCGCGCACACGAGGACGCCTACCCGGCTTTCGCGGCCGCCCTCGGCGTTGAAGATGGAGCGCCCATCCCCTTTGACGGCGCCTCTAAAGACTACCTGCAGGCCTACTTAGACCTGTTGCTACACCCCCTGGAAGAACAGGGCGTCGACTTTTGGTGGATGGACTGGCAGCAGGGCAAACATACCTCGATCGCTGGGCTGGACCCGCTATGGATGCTCAACCACCTGACCTTCACCGACAACGCTAGGTTGCGCGCCGACGGGAAGCTACGCCGCCCCCTGGCGTTTTCGCGCTATGCGGGCCCCGGGTCGCACCGCTACCCGGTGGGATTTTCGGGGGATACGGTGGTCAGTTGGGATTCGCTGGCATTCCAACCATATTTCACCGCCACGGCCGCCAACATTGGCTACTTTTTCTGGTCGCACGACATTGGTGGGCACATGTTCGGGGTCAAAGACAACGAACTAGAGACTCGGTGGGTACAGCTAGGGGTTTTCAGCCCCATATTGCGGCTGCATTCCACCAACGACCCGTTCAATTCAAAGGAGCCGTGGCGCTACGGCCAGGTCGGCGAACGCATCCAAGGGGACTACCTGCGCCTGCGCCACCGGTTGATCCCCTACCTGTACACGGCCGCCTGGCAGGCCCACCTGCATGGAGTGCCGCTGGCGCGCCCCCTCTACTACGAAGAGCCCGAAATAATGGACGCCTACCACAGCTCGGGTGCGTTCCTCTTCGGAGCCGACATGCTGATCGCCCCCATCACCGAGCCCGCAGACAGGCACACCCACCTTGCCAAGGCCAACACCTACCTTCCCGAGGGCGAATGGGTCGACTTCTTCCTGGGCACCCACTACAGCGGGGGAGGGCGACGCAATTTCTGGCGCACGCTGGAGCACGTGCCCGCCCTGGTGCATGCCGGCGCAATAATTCCCCTTTCCGAGCACCTGTTTGAGGGCGGCGTCCCCGTCGATCAGTCTCAGGCGCCCACCGAACTCACCCTGGCATTTGCGGTGCCGCGCACCGGCCAGGGAACCTACTGCTCCACCTACGTGGAAGATGCGCCGGGAAGTCAGGATTCGCCCTCGCCGGAGCCGGCCCAAGCGAAGTTGCGGGCCACCTGGAAGTGGGAAGGTAATAACTTCTGTCTTCACTTACAAGGCGAGGGCGACCGCCTCCCCAAGCGGGTGCGGCTGCAACTTCTTGGAGCCGATGCTGCGGGCGATGCCGAATCGCTGCTAGAGCTGGGTGAAGTGGACCTGGGAAGCCTAGATAGGCGCCTTGAGCTACCTCTTACTGAATTGGACTGGCAGGGCCGCGTGTTCGAATTAATCGACCAGGCCGAAATTTCCTACCCGCTCAAGTCCGATCTGGGACGGGCCGCTAATATGGGTGACGACTTGGCGTTAGAGGCGCTCGCGGGGCCATCCTCGCTGGTAGGGGCGCTGCGGGAGGTGCTGCGAAACCGCTAG